The following proteins are co-located in the Candidatus Methanogranum gryphiswaldense genome:
- a CDS encoding radical SAM protein, which translates to MNLYRGCSHGCIYCDSRSSCYQIDHDFEDIEVKRNAPDILEEQLRRKRKPCMIGTGAMCDPYIPLEEELQVTRQCLELIKRYGFGMTILTKSSRILRDLDLLKAINEKTKCVVQITLTTYDEDLCRKIEPNVSTTSERFHVLEVMRDNGIPTVVWLCPTLPFINDTEENLQGLLDYCIRAKVHGIMCFGFGTTLREGDREYFYAQLDNLFPGMKERYVRYFGNMYSCNSLNNDRLTIIFKETCKQHGILWKPEEVFAYLRAFEPKYKQTSLF; encoded by the coding sequence ATGAATCTGTATCGTGGTTGTTCCCACGGTTGTATCTACTGTGATAGCAGGAGTTCATGTTATCAGATCGATCATGATTTCGAGGATATAGAGGTCAAGCGCAATGCCCCGGATATTCTGGAAGAACAGTTGCGTAGGAAAAGGAAACCTTGTATGATCGGTACAGGGGCGATGTGCGACCCGTACATCCCTCTGGAAGAGGAATTGCAAGTCACTCGTCAATGTCTTGAGTTGATCAAGCGTTACGGATTCGGTATGACGATCTTGACCAAATCATCCAGGATACTACGGGACTTGGACCTTTTGAAGGCCATTAATGAAAAAACAAAATGTGTTGTTCAAATCACTTTGACCACTTATGACGAGGACCTGTGTCGCAAGATCGAGCCAAACGTATCTACGACATCGGAGCGGTTCCATGTTCTGGAAGTTATGAGGGACAATGGGATACCGACGGTGGTATGGCTATGTCCGACCCTACCATTCATAAACGATACCGAGGAGAATTTACAAGGATTATTGGATTATTGCATAAGGGCAAAGGTACATGGGATAATGTGTTTTGGTTTCGGCACGACGCTTCGGGAGGGTGACAGGGAATATTTCTATGCCCAGTTGGACAATCTTTTCCCTGGAATGAAAGAAAGATATGTTCGTTATTTTGGAAATATGTATTCATGCAATAGTCTAAACAATGATCGTCTGACGATTATCTTCAAGGAGACATGTAAGCAACATGGCATTCTTTGGAAGCCCGAAGAGGTCTTCGCGTATTTGCGGGCGTTTGAACCCAAATATAAACAAACCTCATTGTTCTAA
- a CDS encoding pyruvate ferredoxin oxidoreductase (catalyzes the formation of acetyl-CoA from pyruvate and coenzyme A) has product MSTLSLKDLNKIPVRLASGHRLCAGCAESIIARQILMGTEKDVVVTCATGCFEVSTTIFPYTSWNVPYIHTAFGNGAAGCAGVESAYQSLRRQGKITKDIKFVTFAGDGATYDIGLQALSGAMERGHHMLYVCLNNEAYMNTGIQRSSATGMGASTTTSCAGSVCYGKKEYSKDMTKIVAMHGVPYVAQAAPHAWRDMITKAHKAFECGGPSFINALSPCPRGWRFQPEDSINISKLAVDTCVWPLYEIENGTDYTLSPESLKIAEGKVEKKPITEWIASQGRYKHLMNERWEPVVEEMQEKLDARWDYLLKLCKL; this is encoded by the coding sequence ATGAGTACACTTTCATTGAAGGATCTCAACAAGATACCTGTAAGGCTTGCAAGTGGGCACAGGCTTTGTGCTGGATGTGCAGAATCAATAATTGCCAGACAGATCCTCATGGGTACGGAGAAGGATGTCGTTGTGACATGTGCCACAGGCTGTTTCGAAGTTTCTACGACCATCTTCCCATATACTTCCTGGAATGTCCCATACATCCATACGGCATTTGGAAATGGAGCAGCAGGATGTGCAGGAGTAGAATCGGCCTATCAATCATTGAGAAGACAAGGCAAGATCACCAAGGACATCAAGTTTGTTACCTTTGCCGGGGATGGGGCAACGTACGATATAGGTCTGCAAGCACTTTCCGGAGCCATGGAGAGAGGACACCACATGTTGTATGTATGTCTGAATAACGAAGCATACATGAACACAGGTATTCAGAGGTCCTCCGCTACCGGTATGGGCGCATCCACGACCACATCGTGTGCTGGAAGCGTCTGTTATGGAAAGAAGGAATATTCCAAGGACATGACCAAGATCGTTGCAATGCACGGAGTGCCTTACGTGGCACAAGCTGCACCACATGCTTGGAGGGACATGATAACAAAGGCTCACAAGGCATTTGAATGCGGAGGGCCGAGTTTCATAAACGCCCTCAGTCCATGTCCTAGAGGATGGAGGTTCCAGCCAGAAGATTCCATAAACATATCCAAGCTTGCGGTCGATACATGTGTATGGCCTCTGTATGAGATAGAGAACGGTACGGATTACACCTTGTCGCCCGAGAGTCTTAAGATCGCAGAGGGAAAGGTCGAAAAGAAGCCCATTACAGAGTGGATCGCATCTCAGGGAAGGTACAAGCACCTTATGAACGAGAGATGGGAGCCTGTTGTGGAAGAAATGCAAGAGAAGCTCGACGCTCGTTGGGATTATCTTTTGAAACTTTGTAAGCTTTGA
- the porA gene encoding pyruvate ferredoxin oxidoreductase, with product MTPAKHSDIAINGDCAVALAWRQIDPDVCAAYPITPQTIIVEKFAEYIANGEVKTEFVCVESEHSALTLCVTACSAGARTFTATASQGMAYMWEVLPIAASMRVPIIMAVANRAVSGPININNDHGDVMSARDTGWMSLFAENVQQAYDLSIIAPRIAEHHEVQLPCLMNLDGFILTHAIERMTPLDTHAVKKFVGEFKPLYPLLDVEHPVSHNLMDGPLFYFPHKYQTVKAMDKALEVTKQVFKEFQQISGREYNLVEEYMCDDASCIAIVLGSSFGTMKEAVDQLRREGMHVGVAMPRLYRPWPISDLAKVMKGKKSVIVMDRHLSIGSYGPMFPEVVAAALENEGEMPKMYNYIYGLGGADTMVSDFVSVYKDVKEGKAKRINYLGVRE from the coding sequence ATGACACCAGCAAAGCATAGCGATATTGCTATAAACGGAGATTGTGCGGTCGCTCTCGCGTGGAGACAGATCGACCCCGATGTTTGCGCTGCATATCCGATCACACCTCAAACGATCATCGTTGAGAAGTTTGCGGAATATATTGCAAACGGAGAGGTCAAGACGGAGTTCGTATGTGTAGAGTCTGAGCATAGCGCACTGACACTTTGTGTAACTGCTTGTTCTGCAGGTGCAAGGACATTCACCGCTACGGCATCTCAGGGAATGGCATATATGTGGGAAGTACTCCCGATAGCTGCGTCAATGCGCGTGCCGATCATAATGGCTGTTGCAAACAGGGCCGTCAGCGGGCCGATTAATATAAACAACGATCATGGAGACGTGATGTCGGCAAGGGATACAGGTTGGATGTCCCTATTCGCAGAGAATGTCCAGCAGGCGTACGACCTTTCCATAATTGCACCGAGGATTGCGGAACATCACGAGGTTCAGCTTCCGTGTCTTATGAATCTGGACGGATTCATACTTACACACGCTATCGAGAGGATGACACCTTTGGACACTCACGCTGTGAAGAAGTTCGTTGGAGAATTCAAGCCGCTTTATCCGCTGCTTGATGTTGAGCACCCGGTCTCCCATAACCTCATGGACGGTCCATTGTTCTATTTCCCTCATAAGTATCAGACCGTAAAGGCCATGGATAAGGCATTGGAGGTCACAAAGCAGGTATTCAAGGAGTTCCAGCAGATATCAGGAAGAGAATACAATCTTGTGGAGGAATACATGTGCGACGATGCGAGCTGCATAGCGATAGTCCTAGGTTCTTCATTCGGAACGATGAAGGAAGCAGTGGATCAACTTCGCAGAGAGGGAATGCACGTCGGTGTTGCAATGCCACGTCTATACAGGCCATGGCCGATCAGCGACCTTGCAAAGGTCATGAAGGGTAAGAAGTCGGTCATCGTAATGGACAGACATCTGAGCATAGGTTCATATGGGCCGATGTTCCCCGAAGTTGTTGCTGCCGCTCTTGAGAACGAAGGAGAGATGCCCAAGATGTACAACTACATCTATGGATTGGGAGGAGCCGATACAATGGTATCCGATTTCGTGTCTGTCTATAAGGACGTGAAGGAAGGAAAGGCCAAGCGTATCAATTATTTGGGGGTGAGAGAATGA
- a CDS encoding 4Fe-4S binding protein: protein MVNLANYKDLVIGDRVIKPGSSEEFKTGDWRSMLPVIDLDKCIDCLTCWIYCPDDCILVKDDKVVGIKKTHCKGCGICAKACPKKAITMVEGEE, encoded by the coding sequence ATGGTCAATTTAGCCAATTATAAGGATTTGGTCATAGGGGACCGTGTAATCAAGCCCGGATCCTCTGAGGAATTCAAGACCGGCGACTGGAGAAGTATGCTTCCGGTAATAGATCTTGATAAGTGTATTGATTGTTTGACATGTTGGATATACTGTCCAGACGATTGCATCCTAGTGAAGGATGACAAGGTAGTGGGTATAAAGAAGACCCACTGCAAGGGATGTGGGATATGTGCGAAGGCATGTCCCAAGAAGGCTATCACAATGGTCGAAGGGGAGGAATGA
- a CDS encoding 2-oxoacid:acceptor oxidoreductase family protein, protein MDTEICWHGRGGQGVVTANEILAETAIYAGKYVKAFPEFGPERMGAPIRAFARISGEPIRVHTQVYEPDIVIVIDPTLIGKVDVAKGIKKGGMILANYPGTPEELKKAIGTMVDCHAVDATRISTEEIGMPMANTAMLGALVKISPIISYGELEDHITTKFTGKLSDKMIVKNLSALKRAYEEVR, encoded by the coding sequence ATGGACACGGAAATTTGTTGGCACGGAAGAGGTGGACAGGGAGTCGTCACTGCAAACGAGATTCTCGCTGAGACCGCCATCTATGCAGGGAAATATGTCAAGGCTTTCCCCGAATTCGGACCGGAGAGGATGGGAGCACCGATAAGGGCATTCGCTAGAATATCTGGGGAACCTATCAGAGTACATACTCAGGTCTATGAGCCTGACATCGTTATTGTTATCGATCCCACACTCATCGGAAAGGTAGATGTTGCAAAGGGAATCAAGAAAGGGGGCATGATCCTGGCCAATTACCCAGGTACTCCCGAGGAACTCAAGAAGGCCATTGGTACCATGGTAGATTGCCATGCTGTCGATGCTACGAGGATCTCAACCGAGGAAATAGGTATGCCTATGGCAAACACAGCAATGTTGGGTGCGCTCGTTAAGATCTCTCCCATCATTTCATATGGTGAACTCGAAGACCATATAACGACCAAGTTCACAGGAAAATTATCTGATAAGATGATAGTAAAGAATCTTTCAGCTCTCAAGAGAGCATATGAGGAGGTGCGTTAA
- the ppsA gene encoding phosphoenolpyruvate synthase yields the protein MDRRIIDVNELRVTDVPIVGGKGANLGELTSAAFPVPNAFVLTTVSYDYFLTKSRIMNKIDEELKKIDKNSDQSLTDASGRIRKLFETYEIPADLKKEIISNYNLLFTKGKMGFVAIRSSATAEDLPDASFAGQQETYLNVKGNDDLFDKIRKCWSSLFTARAISYREKQGYAHKDVKLAVVVQKMVNSEISGIMFTVDPHNGAKNIIIEAGYGLGEAIVGGEVTPDTYVIDKSKMSISKKRISVQKWKYVRGPDVGCVKEDVAADLEKAQKISDNRILEIAELGRQVEIHYQRPMDMEWCIEDDKVYLVQARPITAIGNTGADTIKTEISSSEEVILSGLGASPGMASGTVCIYDETMSLDVVKDGDVLVTKMTMPDMVPAMSRSVAIVTDEGGMTCHAAIISRELGTPCVVGTGHATEKLKNGDIITVDGTTGSVYRGEIKRSTEPSSPSETVNASCYESVPITGTKVLVNMSMPSKADEIAKLPCDGVGLMRSEFLFTNYIGEHPCAIIEDGRSEELIQKLAEGISKVARAFYPRPVTLRTSDFKTNEYRDMKGGMDFEPNEDNPMIGWRGCSRYVSDSYRDAFICELKAIKKVRDEFGLKNVHIMLPFVRTISEVQQITEMMTSVGLRRGLDLKLYFMAEVPVNIFMAEEFCKYCDAFSIGSNDLTQLILGCDRDSDLLGKMGYFDERNPGVKAAISYLIKVAHKNGKTVSICGQGPSVYPEFAEFLVEEGIDYISLNPDTFVKTKRIIASAEQRIMLRNLKELKNKQ from the coding sequence ATGGACAGAAGAATAATTGATGTTAATGAACTGCGCGTGACCGATGTACCCATTGTTGGTGGTAAAGGAGCGAATCTTGGAGAACTTACATCTGCAGCATTCCCTGTACCCAATGCATTCGTTCTCACAACGGTCTCGTACGACTATTTTTTGACCAAAAGCAGAATTATGAACAAGATCGATGAGGAACTCAAAAAGATCGATAAGAATTCTGACCAGAGCCTTACAGATGCATCTGGTAGGATCAGGAAACTCTTTGAAACTTATGAGATTCCTGCAGACCTCAAAAAAGAGATCATCTCGAATTACAACCTTTTGTTCACAAAAGGAAAGATGGGTTTCGTCGCTATAAGATCGAGTGCGACAGCTGAAGATCTTCCTGATGCAAGTTTCGCAGGACAACAGGAAACATATCTCAATGTGAAGGGAAACGACGACCTATTCGATAAGATCAGAAAATGTTGGTCCTCACTCTTTACTGCAAGGGCCATATCCTATCGTGAGAAACAAGGATATGCCCACAAAGATGTGAAATTGGCTGTCGTTGTTCAAAAGATGGTAAATTCTGAAATTTCAGGTATAATGTTCACAGTAGACCCGCACAATGGTGCTAAGAACATCATTATCGAAGCAGGATATGGGCTCGGTGAAGCGATCGTGGGAGGAGAAGTAACTCCTGATACGTACGTTATAGACAAAAGCAAAATGTCCATCTCCAAAAAGAGAATTTCTGTGCAAAAGTGGAAATATGTAAGAGGCCCAGATGTTGGATGCGTCAAAGAGGATGTCGCTGCAGACCTGGAAAAGGCCCAAAAAATATCTGACAATCGCATATTAGAGATCGCAGAACTAGGACGTCAGGTAGAGATCCACTATCAAAGACCGATGGATATGGAATGGTGCATAGAGGATGACAAAGTATATCTTGTACAGGCCAGACCGATCACTGCGATCGGAAATACTGGAGCAGATACGATCAAAACAGAGATATCTTCCAGTGAAGAGGTCATTCTCAGCGGACTTGGAGCAAGCCCAGGAATGGCTAGCGGAACTGTCTGCATCTACGATGAGACGATGAGTTTGGATGTTGTAAAGGACGGGGATGTCCTCGTTACAAAAATGACCATGCCGGATATGGTACCTGCAATGAGCAGGTCCGTTGCCATAGTGACTGACGAAGGCGGAATGACCTGTCATGCCGCCATAATATCCAGGGAATTGGGTACACCTTGTGTCGTAGGAACCGGACATGCCACTGAGAAACTAAAGAACGGAGATATCATCACTGTCGATGGAACAACAGGATCAGTTTACAGAGGAGAGATCAAAAGATCGACTGAACCCTCCTCACCATCCGAGACAGTGAACGCATCTTGCTACGAATCCGTGCCTATCACAGGAACAAAGGTCCTGGTCAATATGAGCATGCCCTCCAAGGCTGATGAGATCGCAAAACTTCCTTGCGACGGTGTAGGGCTAATGAGATCCGAATTCCTTTTCACCAACTACATAGGAGAACACCCGTGTGCCATCATCGAAGATGGACGCTCCGAAGAACTCATACAAAAATTGGCTGAAGGTATCTCTAAAGTCGCCAGAGCATTTTACCCAAGACCGGTAACTCTCAGGACATCGGACTTCAAAACGAACGAATACCGTGATATGAAAGGCGGTATGGACTTCGAACCTAATGAGGACAATCCCATGATAGGATGGAGGGGATGTTCGAGATACGTCTCTGACTCTTATCGTGATGCATTCATATGCGAATTGAAAGCCATAAAGAAAGTAAGGGATGAATTCGGGCTGAAGAACGTACACATAATGCTCCCGTTCGTAAGAACAATATCGGAAGTTCAACAGATCACCGAAATGATGACATCGGTAGGACTTAGAAGAGGCCTTGATCTGAAGCTTTATTTCATGGCCGAGGTCCCCGTCAACATCTTCATGGCAGAAGAGTTCTGCAAATACTGTGATGCTTTCTCGATCGGTTCGAACGACCTCACTCAGCTCATTCTCGGATGTGACCGCGACTCAGACCTTCTAGGAAAGATGGGTTACTTCGATGAAAGGAATCCTGGTGTGAAGGCTGCCATCTCCTATCTGATCAAGGTCGCACACAAGAACGGGAAAACGGTCAGTATCTGTGGACAGGGACCGTCAGTTTATCCAGAATTCGCTGAGTTCCTTGTTGAAGAAGGAATAGATTACATCTCCCTCAACCCTGATACTTTCGTGAAGACCAAGAGGATAATCGCTTCCGCAGAACAAAGAATAATGCTGAGGAACCTCAAGGAACTTAAGAACAAACAATAA
- a CDS encoding CBS domain-containing protein, with protein MADATVGEYMIRNVQCVSPDMTVWQVRQKIISSNFHGFPIVENGYLLGYVSAKELLRHIDTPNAKMREVMSRGTLCAIPSMSIDDATRILFRYGLRNLPVVDEDRKLVGIISNIDIVRSQIEKSRPGKVMSVKNFMEKQNGIKLRVSNQDVLIDQLIPTQKEVYMDELIGRQYEIKRGLNEPLIVIKRLKGYLVVDGHHRVMAAKKLGLKTFKAIVLEPNNLEVPLGLEKTAEKWGLRTLDDVKIIEGSKHPFMEVTTMLLPKEQADGINQRLMENSKPISDN; from the coding sequence ATGGCAGATGCGACAGTCGGCGAATACATGATCCGTAACGTCCAGTGTGTTTCACCAGATATGACGGTCTGGCAGGTAAGGCAGAAGATCATAAGTTCAAATTTTCACGGATTCCCCATAGTCGAGAACGGTTATCTTTTAGGATATGTCTCTGCGAAGGAGCTTCTTAGGCATATTGATACCCCTAATGCTAAGATGAGAGAGGTAATGAGTCGCGGTACGCTTTGTGCTATCCCTTCAATGTCAATAGATGATGCTACGCGCATTCTTTTTAGGTACGGACTCAGGAATCTCCCAGTAGTGGATGAGGACCGTAAACTCGTCGGTATAATCTCCAATATAGACATAGTAAGGTCTCAGATCGAAAAATCAAGACCGGGGAAAGTAATGTCCGTCAAGAATTTCATGGAGAAGCAGAACGGAATAAAGCTCAGGGTATCAAACCAGGACGTCCTTATCGATCAATTGATACCTACGCAGAAAGAGGTCTATATGGACGAGCTCATCGGAAGGCAATATGAGATCAAAAGAGGTTTAAATGAGCCTTTGATCGTAATAAAGAGACTCAAAGGATATCTAGTCGTGGACGGTCATCATAGGGTCATGGCTGCCAAGAAATTAGGTCTGAAGACCTTCAAGGCCATAGTTTTGGAACCCAATAATTTAGAGGTACCGTTAGGTTTGGAGAAGACAGCAGAGAAATGGGGTCTACGGACCTTGGACGACGTAAAGATAATCGAAGGTTCAAAGCATCCCTTCATGGAGGTCACGACCATGTTACTTCCAAAGGAACAGGCAGACGGGATCAATCAGAGATTGATGGAGAACAGCAAGCCGATATCAGACAACTGA
- a CDS encoding iron ABC transporter permease, whose product MEKKKGRIRTLVAIIVLIVITMTAILLDLGWANWPLSISEVIDVLLGGGSTVNRTIVLDINLPRVVMGLFVGAGLAVAGAVMQAIFKNPMASPYILGLSNGAALGAAIGMVFTISFIPIAITVPVLAFIFCLGTMILVYSLSRVGGTTQTETLLLSGIAVSALLSALVSLMTFLAGDQMEGIVFWTMGSLSKATWSNLMFVIPVISVGIFIMTTMSREINAMMLGDAHAMDLGVDVRRVRILLLVCTTLVVAAAVSFVGVIGFVGLVIPHVVRLIVGPDNRIVIPITIFAGASYLVICDYIAHCMYGISGVLPIGIITAIIGGPYFIYLLRRRKHEVGWN is encoded by the coding sequence ATGGAAAAAAAGAAAGGACGTATCCGCACATTGGTGGCAATCATCGTTTTGATTGTCATAACAATGACGGCAATACTCTTGGACCTCGGATGGGCCAACTGGCCCCTCAGCATCTCAGAAGTCATAGACGTTCTGCTAGGTGGAGGTTCCACTGTGAACAGGACCATCGTCCTTGACATCAACCTTCCAAGGGTGGTCATGGGACTGTTCGTAGGAGCTGGATTAGCAGTCGCAGGAGCTGTGATGCAGGCCATATTCAAAAATCCAATGGCCTCACCCTACATACTCGGTCTTTCCAACGGAGCGGCCCTTGGCGCAGCAATAGGCATGGTATTCACAATCTCCTTCATCCCGATCGCTATTACCGTACCGGTACTTGCATTCATTTTCTGTCTTGGAACTATGATACTAGTATATTCCCTTTCAAGAGTAGGTGGAACCACCCAAACTGAAACTCTTCTATTGTCAGGTATTGCTGTAAGCGCTCTCCTATCGGCATTGGTCTCACTTATGACGTTCCTTGCAGGTGACCAAATGGAAGGGATTGTCTTTTGGACTATGGGAAGTCTTTCAAAAGCTACGTGGTCAAATCTAATGTTCGTGATACCCGTTATCTCCGTTGGTATCTTCATAATGACCACGATGTCCAGAGAGATCAATGCGATGATGCTGGGCGATGCCCATGCGATGGATCTCGGCGTGGATGTTCGCAGAGTCCGTATATTGCTCCTGGTCTGTACCACACTTGTTGTTGCTGCCGCAGTATCATTTGTCGGTGTGATCGGATTCGTAGGACTTGTGATCCCACACGTAGTTCGTTTGATAGTGGGACCAGACAACAGAATAGTGATACCCATCACAATTTTTGCAGGCGCCTCATACCTGGTGATCTGCGATTACATTGCTCATTGCATGTACGGCATTTCCGGTGTATTGCCAATCGGAATAATCACGGCTATAATCGGTGGTCCTTACTTCATCTACCTGTTGCGTAGAAGAAAACACGAGGTGGGATGGAATTGA
- a CDS encoding ABC transporter ATP-binding protein — MTLKVRDLKFYYDKKIVLDGIDLDIREGELLGILGPNGCGKTTLLKNLNKNLSPHEGCVLIDDTDLEELSKKEVAKTIAVVPQTNEIRFAFTVKDIVSMGRLPFTRAFEGESHKDIDIINSAMQRTGICEFSERYINTMSGGERQRVIIARALAQTPKILLMDEPTLHLDINTQFDVLDLVYELSKKENLAVVVVSHDLAMVARYCDRIVLIKDHKIHSMGTLDEVLTPENMDLVFGVDAELSIDEKTGKRTVVLHGSTKRL; from the coding sequence TTGACACTAAAAGTAAGAGACCTCAAATTTTACTACGATAAGAAAATAGTACTTGATGGTATTGACCTTGATATCAGAGAAGGAGAATTACTTGGAATACTAGGCCCGAATGGTTGTGGAAAGACAACTCTATTAAAAAATCTGAATAAGAATCTTTCACCACATGAAGGATGTGTTTTGATTGATGATACAGATCTGGAAGAACTTTCAAAGAAAGAAGTTGCCAAGACCATTGCCGTCGTACCGCAAACAAATGAGATCCGCTTTGCATTCACCGTAAAAGATATCGTATCAATGGGCAGACTTCCTTTCACAAGAGCATTCGAAGGTGAATCCCATAAAGATATAGACATAATAAACAGCGCAATGCAAAGAACAGGTATTTGCGAATTTTCTGAAAGATACATCAACACCATGAGCGGGGGAGAACGCCAAAGGGTCATAATCGCTAGAGCATTGGCACAAACTCCCAAAATACTTTTGATGGATGAACCCACTCTGCATCTAGATATCAACACTCAATTCGATGTTTTGGATCTTGTATATGAATTATCAAAAAAAGAAAATCTTGCCGTGGTCGTTGTTTCTCACGACCTAGCAATGGTGGCTAGATACTGCGACCGTATAGTGCTTATCAAAGATCACAAGATCCACTCTATGGGCACACTTGATGAGGTCCTGACACCGGAAAATATGGATCTGGTATTTGGTGTTGATGCTGAACTCAGCATTGACGAGAAAACAGGAAAACGCACTGTAGTGCTTCATGGTTCTACGAAGAGACTTTAA
- a CDS encoding aspartate 1-decarboxylase yields the protein MLRGKIHRATVTETRLDYEGSITVDQDLLDKSGIWLGERVSIANVNNGARFDTYTLPGERGSGIIAINGAAAHLCNVGDKIIIMGYELTDEQINAKVVLVNEYNEPVKEFIY from the coding sequence ATGTTGCGCGGAAAGATCCACAGAGCCACTGTGACGGAGACCAGACTCGATTACGAGGGCAGCATAACCGTTGATCAGGACCTTCTAGATAAATCCGGCATATGGCTCGGAGAAAGGGTCAGCATAGCTAACGTCAACAACGGTGCCCGCTTTGATACATATACCCTTCCCGGGGAAAGAGGTTCGGGCATCATAGCCATCAACGGCGCCGCAGCACACCTTTGTAACGTAGGTGACAAGATAATCATCATGGGATACGAACTCACTGACGAGCAGATAAACGCGAAAGTTGTCCTCGTTAACGAATACAACGAACCAGTCAAAGAATTCATTTATTGA
- a CDS encoding sel1 repeat family protein — MLDYPSKSVNPNSFVRSKFEKALDLWKTDPKNEKIKDILLDNIEKRCSDSMVLLGDIYVDGTEEEKKIALDLFIRAAEMGNDSGMRNAGYLLAIGIGCERNKKKAAEWYIKAGNAGNAKAQCNIGVMYDFGNGVSQNFEEAVKWFKRSAENGYSRGMTNLGMMYLEGKGIEKDPIEAQKWFIKSGSPRALYKLSEMYLEGSDVEKNETLGMSYLLKAADAKNSKAMYRLATIKEKDDMTLALSLYKEAAAKRNKDAIARLVEIEKYK; from the coding sequence ATGTTGGATTATCCATCCAAATCTGTCAATCCCAATTCATTCGTACGTTCAAAATTTGAAAAAGCTTTAGATTTATGGAAAACTGACCCGAAAAATGAAAAGATAAAAGATATTCTTCTTGATAACATAGAAAAAAGATGTTCTGATTCTATGGTCCTGCTAGGAGACATATATGTCGATGGAACTGAAGAAGAAAAGAAAATAGCATTGGATCTTTTCATAAGAGCGGCAGAAATGGGAAATGATTCGGGTATGAGGAATGCAGGATACCTGCTTGCCATCGGCATAGGGTGTGAACGCAATAAAAAGAAGGCCGCTGAATGGTATATAAAAGCGGGAAATGCAGGAAACGCAAAGGCACAATGCAATATCGGAGTCATGTACGACTTTGGAAATGGCGTTTCCCAGAATTTTGAAGAAGCCGTCAAATGGTTCAAAAGATCAGCAGAGAACGGATACTCCAGAGGAATGACCAACCTAGGGATGATGTATCTTGAAGGTAAAGGTATAGAAAAAGATCCCATTGAAGCTCAAAAATGGTTCATTAAATCTGGATCCCCCAGAGCACTTTACAAACTATCGGAAATGTATCTTGAGGGATCTGATGTTGAAAAGAACGAAACCCTTGGGATGTCATACCTCTTAAAAGCTGCTGATGCAAAGAATTCTAAAGCAATGTACCGCCTTGCAACAATTAAAGAAAAAGACGATATGACTCTCGCATTATCACTTTATAAAGAAGCTGCCGCAAAAAGGAATAAAGATGCAATTGCGAGACTTGTAGAAATAGAAAAATATAAATGA